The nucleotide sequence GGCGGCGACGCGGTCCACCACGTCGCCGCCGACGTTGTGCCGCGTGCCCCGATACCGGCGGCCCGGATTGCCGAGTCCCACGATGGCGATCATCTCTCTACGTAGCATGAGGGGCGCGGCCCGATCCCACGCCCCTCATGCACCAAACCGCAGCCGCGCATCCCTGCTCGGACCGCGCTACTCCTTCTTGTCGGACTTGGCCGGCTTGGCCTCCGCCTTGGCGGGCTTGGCCTCGGCCTTGGGCGCCTTGGCTCCCTCTTCGGCCGGAGCCTCGCCCTCGGCCGGCGCACGCCCGACGACCTCGGGCTCCGCCGCCGCCTCGGCCTCCGCCGCGGGCGCCGCCTCTTCCTCGACCACCGGCGCCACCACCGCGGCGATCACTTCCTCGGGCGGCGTGAGGACCTCGATGCCCTCCGCCACCTTCAGGTCGCCGACGTGGATCGACGCGCCGACGCGCAGGCCGGTGACGTCCACGGTGAACCGGTCGGGAATCTGCGTCGGCAGACAGCGCACCTCGATCTCGCGGCGGACCTGTTCGAGCACGCCGCCGCCCGCAGTGACGCCCTCGGGCGTGCCGCTCAACACGACGGGCACGCTGACCTCGAGCGCTTCGGTCAAACTGATCAGGTGCAGGTCCACGTGCAGGATCTCGCGGCGAATGTGGTCGCGCTGGATCTCCTCGATCATCACCACTTCGGTCTGCGCGTCGCCGTCCTGCGCGATCCGCAGATCGATCAGGGCGTTCCGGCCCGCGGTGTGCAGCGCCGAGACCAGGTCCTTGCGGCCTAAGGACACCGCCCGGGGCGTCCGGCCGCGGCCGTAGAGCACCGCCGGCACGAGACCGTCACGGCGCGCGCGCTTGGCCGCGCTCTTCCCC is from bacterium and encodes:
- a CDS encoding 50S ribosomal protein L25; translation: MERVSLSALERTATGKSAAKRARRDGLVPAVLYGRGRTPRAVSLGRKDLVSALHTAGRNALIDLRIAQDGDAQTEVVMIEEIQRDHIRREILHVDLHLISLTEALEVSVPVVLSGTPEGVTAGGGVLEQVRREIEVRCLPTQIPDRFTVDVTGLRVGASIHVGDLKVAEGIEVLTPPEEVIAAVVAPVVEEEAAPAAEAEAAAEPEVVGRAPAEGEAPAEEGAKAPKAEAKPAKAEAKPAKSDKKE